In Pseudomonas saudiphocaensis, one DNA window encodes the following:
- the adeC gene encoding AdeC/AdeK/OprM family multidrug efflux complex outer membrane factor, with the protein MNKSLLTIALAAALGGCSLIPDYQRPESPVAANWPEGEAYAQQSGASQAQELAWQQFFRDPQLRQLIGIALENNRDLRVAALNVEAYRALYRIQRADLLPLVSADAGGTRSRTPGDLNQTGQSNISSQYSATLGVAWELDLFGRLSSLREQALQEFFATEAAQQSARISLIASVANAWLTLQADQALLEVSRDTLKTFEESLALTQRSFDVGVASALELSQARSSVDSARVRIEQYTRLVAQDRNALSRLLGQSVSSDLLPDGELERDQLAELPVGLPSDLLYRRPDIIRAEYQLRAANANIGAARAAFFPRISLTGAVGSASSQLSGLFDSGSDYWTFSPSISVPIFNAGQLRANRDYAEISRNIQVAQYESAIQTAFREVADGLAAQQTYARQVQAQRDLLETSEDYLRLADQRYRTGVDSYLTLLDAQRQLFNVRQQFIGDRLAQLVSEVELFKALGGGWDVQAEPAVDGEG; encoded by the coding sequence ATGAACAAGTCGCTATTGACCATTGCGCTGGCGGCAGCGCTTGGAGGCTGCTCGCTGATCCCGGACTATCAGCGTCCGGAGAGCCCCGTGGCGGCCAACTGGCCTGAAGGTGAGGCCTACGCGCAGCAGAGCGGTGCGAGCCAGGCGCAGGAACTGGCCTGGCAGCAGTTCTTCCGCGACCCACAGTTGCGCCAGCTGATTGGTATCGCACTGGAGAATAACCGTGACCTGCGCGTCGCGGCACTCAATGTCGAAGCCTATCGCGCGCTGTACCGTATCCAGCGTGCCGACCTGCTGCCACTGGTAAGCGCCGATGCTGGCGGCACTCGCAGCCGTACTCCGGGTGATCTCAACCAAACCGGCCAGAGCAATATTTCCAGCCAGTACAGCGCGACGCTCGGCGTGGCCTGGGAGCTGGATCTGTTTGGTCGGCTGAGCAGCCTGCGCGAGCAGGCGCTGCAAGAGTTCTTCGCCACCGAGGCGGCGCAGCAGAGCGCCCGCATCAGCCTGATCGCCAGTGTCGCTAATGCCTGGCTCACCCTGCAGGCAGACCAGGCGCTGCTGGAGGTCAGTCGCGATACGCTGAAGACCTTTGAGGAAAGCCTGGCTCTGACCCAGCGCAGTTTCGATGTGGGTGTGGCCTCCGCCCTGGAGCTGAGCCAGGCACGCAGCTCGGTGGATAGCGCGCGCGTGCGCATCGAGCAGTACACGCGTCTGGTCGCTCAGGACCGCAACGCGCTGAGCCGCCTGTTGGGGCAGAGCGTTTCGTCCGATCTTCTGCCGGATGGCGAGCTGGAGCGCGATCAGCTGGCGGAGCTACCGGTGGGTCTGCCTTCCGATCTGCTTTATCGGCGCCCCGACATCATCCGTGCGGAGTACCAGCTGCGTGCAGCCAACGCCAACATCGGCGCGGCGCGGGCGGCATTTTTCCCGCGCATCAGCCTGACAGGGGCGGTGGGCAGTGCCAGCAGTCAGCTGTCCGGTCTATTCGACAGCGGCTCTGACTATTGGACCTTCTCTCCCAGCATCAGCGTGCCGATCTTCAATGCCGGCCAGTTGCGGGCAAATCGGGATTACGCCGAGATCAGCCGCAACATTCAGGTGGCGCAGTACGAGTCGGCGATCCAGACGGCGTTCCGCGAGGTGGCAGACGGTCTGGCGGCACAGCAGACCTATGCCCGCCAAGTTCAGGCGCAGCGTGATTTGCTGGAAACCAGCGAGGACTATCTGCGCCTGGCCGATCAGCGCTATCGCACCGGCGTGGACAGCTACCTGACTCTGCTGGATGCCCAGCGTCAGCTGTTCAACGTGCGCCAGCAGTTTATCGGTGATCGTCTGGCGCAGCTGGTCAGTGAAGTGGAGCTGTTCAAGGCGCTGGGTGGTGGCTGGGATGTTCAAGCCGAGCCGGCTGTAGACGGCGAGGGCTGA
- a CDS encoding YceI family protein, which translates to MLKKTFAALALGSMIFAGQAAAADYVIDREGQHAFVNFKISHMGFSWLYGTFKDFEGSFSFDAEQPEASQVEVTLKTASLDSNHAERDKHLRSDDFLNVAKHPTATFKSTSVKSTGEGTADITGDLTLNGVTKPVVIAAKFIGEGDDPWGGYRAGFEGTTTLKLKDFDIKMDLGPASQTVDLIISVEGVRK; encoded by the coding sequence ATGCTCAAGAAAACCTTCGCCGCACTTGCACTGGGTTCAATGATCTTTGCCGGTCAGGCTGCAGCCGCCGACTATGTGATCGACAGAGAAGGGCAACACGCCTTCGTCAACTTCAAGATCAGCCACATGGGCTTCAGCTGGCTGTACGGCACCTTCAAAGATTTCGAAGGCTCCTTCAGCTTCGATGCGGAGCAGCCGGAAGCCAGCCAGGTTGAAGTGACGTTGAAAACTGCCAGCCTGGACTCCAACCATGCCGAGCGTGACAAGCACCTGCGTAGCGATGATTTCCTCAATGTCGCCAAGCACCCCACGGCAACTTTCAAGTCCACGTCAGTTAAATCCACTGGCGAGGGCACTGCTGACATTACCGGTGATCTGACGCTCAATGGGGTGACCAAGCCGGTTGTGATCGCGGCGAAATTTATCGGTGAGGGTGATGATCCCTGGGGTGGCTACCGTGCCGGCTTCGAAGGCACCACAACGCTGAAGCTGAAGGATTTCGACATAAAGATGGATCTTGGTCCGGCTTCGCAAACCGTCGACCTGATCATCTCCGTTGAAGGGGTCCGCAAGTAA
- a CDS encoding efflux RND transporter permease subunit yields the protein MSRFFIDRPIFAWVIALVIMLAGGLAILGLPVNQYPSIAPPAVGIQVSYPGASAQTVQDTVVQVIEQQMNGIDGFRYMSSESNSDGSMRITVTFNQGTNPDIAQVQVQNKLQLATPLLPQEVQQQGIRVTKSVRNFLMVLGVVSTDGSMTRGDLSDYIVSNIQDPISRTAGVGDFQVFGSQYAMRIWLDPAKLNNFALTPVDVADAIRAQNVQVSAGQFGGLPAVPGQQLSATIIGKTRLQTPEEFREILLKVNGDGSQVRLGDVARVALAEQNSAISALYNGMPASAIGIKLATGANALNTAKAVRATIAELEPFFPPGMQVVYPYDTSPVVSASITNVVHTLFEAIVLVFLVMYLFLQNFRATLIPTLAVPVVLLGTFGVLAAFGFSINTLTMFAMVLAIGLLVDDAIVVVENVERVMAEEGLSPAEATRKSMGQIQGALVGIGLVLSAVFVPMAFFGGSTGVIYRQFAITIASAMGLSVLVALIFTPALCATMLKPIAKGQHHAKRGFFGWFNRSFDRSVGRYENGVRRVLKRKAPFLLLYVAIVAIMGLLFTKLPTSFLPEEDQGVLFAQVQTPAGSTAERTQKTIDGVREYLLKEEGDVVNSVFTITGFNFAGRGQNSAMAFIGLKPWDQRTGEGQDVASLAQRAQERFSTFRDAMVFAFAPPAVMELGNATGFNFFLQDRAGVGHDALMAARNQFLGLASQHPMLAGVRPNGLNDEPQYRLLIDDEKARVLGVSLSEINQTLSIGWGSSYVNDFIDRGRVKRVYLQGEAHSRMNPEDLNKWFVRNNQGDMVPFSAFASGEWIYGPPKLSRYNGVSAMEILGQAAPGYSSGDAMAVVEELAQQLPEGVGISWTGLSFEERLSGDQAPALYALSLLVVFLCLAALYESWSIPFAVMLVVPLGVIGALLATMGRGLSNDVFFQVGLLTTIGLTAKNAILIVEFAKDLHEQGMSRFDAAVHACRLRLRPIIMTSLAFTLGVVPLALASGAGAGSSHAIGTGVIGGMITATVLVIFWVPLFYLLVSSMERKKAAPDEQKGDAQ from the coding sequence ATGTCCAGATTCTTTATCGATCGGCCCATTTTTGCCTGGGTCATCGCCTTGGTGATCATGCTTGCAGGCGGCCTCGCCATTCTTGGCCTGCCCGTCAACCAGTACCCCAGCATCGCCCCGCCTGCCGTTGGTATCCAGGTCAGCTACCCTGGTGCATCCGCGCAGACGGTGCAGGACACCGTGGTGCAGGTCATCGAACAGCAGATGAACGGCATCGACGGCTTCCGTTACATGTCCTCGGAGAGTAACTCCGACGGCAGCATGAGGATCACCGTGACCTTTAACCAGGGCACCAACCCGGACATTGCCCAGGTCCAGGTGCAGAACAAGCTGCAGCTGGCCACGCCGCTGCTGCCGCAGGAAGTGCAGCAGCAGGGCATCCGGGTGACCAAGTCCGTGCGTAACTTCCTCATGGTGCTCGGTGTGGTTTCCACCGACGGCAGCATGACCCGAGGCGACCTGTCGGACTACATCGTGTCCAACATCCAGGACCCCATCTCCCGTACCGCAGGTGTCGGCGACTTCCAGGTCTTTGGTTCCCAATATGCGATGCGCATCTGGCTTGATCCGGCCAAGCTGAACAACTTCGCCCTGACCCCGGTGGACGTCGCGGATGCGATCCGCGCGCAAAACGTGCAGGTTTCGGCCGGACAGTTCGGCGGCCTTCCTGCCGTTCCAGGCCAGCAGCTCAGCGCGACCATCATCGGCAAGACGCGTCTGCAGACTCCCGAGGAGTTCCGCGAGATCCTGTTGAAAGTAAACGGTGATGGCTCGCAGGTGCGTCTGGGCGATGTGGCTCGTGTCGCGCTGGCCGAGCAGAACTCGGCCATCAGTGCTCTGTACAACGGCATGCCGGCCTCGGCCATCGGTATCAAGCTGGCGACCGGCGCCAACGCGCTGAATACCGCCAAGGCAGTGCGCGCCACCATCGCCGAGCTGGAGCCGTTCTTCCCGCCGGGAATGCAGGTGGTCTATCCATATGACACCTCTCCGGTGGTGTCGGCATCGATCACCAACGTGGTGCACACCCTGTTCGAGGCCATCGTGCTGGTGTTCCTGGTGATGTACCTGTTCCTGCAGAACTTCCGCGCCACCTTGATCCCGACGTTGGCGGTGCCGGTGGTATTGCTGGGGACCTTCGGGGTACTGGCGGCGTTCGGCTTCAGCATCAACACCCTGACGATGTTCGCCATGGTATTGGCCATCGGCCTGCTGGTGGACGACGCCATCGTCGTGGTGGAGAACGTCGAACGGGTGATGGCCGAGGAAGGGCTGTCACCGGCCGAGGCGACGCGCAAATCCATGGGGCAGATCCAGGGCGCGCTGGTCGGTATCGGACTGGTGCTGTCCGCGGTATTCGTGCCGATGGCCTTCTTCGGTGGCTCCACGGGGGTTATCTACCGACAGTTTGCGATCACCATTGCCTCGGCGATGGGGCTTTCCGTGCTGGTGGCGCTGATCTTTACGCCGGCCCTGTGTGCCACCATGCTCAAGCCGATTGCCAAGGGTCAGCATCACGCCAAGCGCGGCTTCTTCGGCTGGTTCAACCGCAGCTTTGATCGCAGTGTCGGCCGCTATGAAAACGGCGTACGCCGTGTCCTGAAACGCAAGGCCCCGTTTCTGCTCCTGTACGTGGCCATCGTTGCCATCATGGGTCTGCTGTTCACCAAACTGCCGACCTCCTTCCTGCCCGAGGAAGACCAGGGTGTGCTGTTTGCCCAGGTGCAGACGCCGGCCGGTTCGACCGCCGAGCGTACTCAGAAAACTATCGACGGCGTTCGTGAGTACCTGCTGAAGGAAGAGGGCGATGTGGTGAACTCGGTGTTCACCATTACCGGCTTCAACTTCGCGGGTCGCGGGCAGAACTCGGCGATGGCCTTTATCGGCCTCAAGCCCTGGGATCAGCGTACCGGCGAAGGCCAGGATGTGGCCTCGCTGGCGCAGCGCGCGCAGGAGCGTTTCAGCACCTTCCGCGATGCCATGGTGTTCGCCTTCGCTCCGCCTGCGGTCATGGAGCTGGGCAATGCCACCGGCTTCAACTTCTTCCTGCAGGACCGTGCCGGTGTTGGTCATGATGCTCTGATGGCGGCACGCAATCAGTTCCTCGGCCTCGCATCGCAGCACCCGATGCTTGCCGGCGTGCGTCCGAATGGCCTGAACGACGAGCCGCAGTACCGGTTGCTGATCGATGACGAGAAGGCTCGGGTGCTGGGCGTTTCGCTTAGCGAAATCAACCAGACGCTGTCGATCGGCTGGGGTTCCAGCTACGTCAACGACTTCATTGATCGCGGTCGCGTCAAGCGCGTGTATCTGCAGGGCGAAGCCCACTCGCGGATGAATCCCGAGGACCTCAACAAGTGGTTCGTGCGCAACAACCAGGGCGACATGGTGCCGTTCAGTGCCTTCGCATCAGGCGAGTGGATCTACGGCCCGCCGAAGCTGTCGCGCTACAACGGCGTGTCGGCGATGGAAATCCTGGGCCAGGCGGCGCCGGGCTACAGCTCGGGTGATGCCATGGCAGTAGTGGAAGAGCTGGCGCAGCAGCTGCCCGAGGGCGTCGGCATTTCCTGGACCGGCCTGTCCTTCGAGGAGCGCCTCTCCGGCGACCAGGCACCGGCCCTCTATGCATTGTCGCTGCTGGTGGTGTTCCTCTGCCTGGCGGCACTGTACGAGAGCTGGTCGATTCCCTTCGCGGTGATGCTGGTGGTGCCTCTTGGGGTGATCGGTGCCTTGCTGGCGACCATGGGGCGCGGCCTGTCCAATGACGTCTTCTTCCAGGTCGGCTTGTTGACCACCATTGGCCTGACCGCGAAGAACGCCATCCTGATCGTCGAGTTCGCCAAGGACCTGCACGAGCAGGGCATGAGCCGCTTCGATGCAGCCGTGCATGCCTGCCGTCTGCGTCTGCGTCCGATCATCATGACCTCGCTGGCCTTCACCCTGGGCGTAGTGCCCCTGGCTCTGGCCAGCGGCGCGGGTGCCGGCAGCTCGCATGCCATCGGTACCGGGGTGATCGGCGGGATGATTACAGCCACCGTACTGGTGATCTTCTGGGTGCCGCTGTTCTACCTGTTGGTGTCGTCGATGGAACGCAAGAAGGCCGCTCCTGACGAGCAGAAAGGAGATGCCCAATGA
- a CDS encoding cytochrome b: MQWRNSSSNYGLVSILMHWLVALAVVGLFALGYWMVGLTYYSSWYRTAPDIHKSVGILLFGLMVLRVVWRFVSTGPAPLPSHGGMTRLATKTGHGLLYVGLFAVMISGYLISTAEGRGIGVFDWFQVPALITSIPNQADIAGLVHEYLAWGVLILSALHALAALKHHFIDRDSTLRRMFGRADEQL; encoded by the coding sequence ATGCAGTGGCGAAACTCCTCCAGCAACTACGGTCTGGTCAGCATTCTGATGCACTGGCTGGTTGCGCTTGCCGTGGTCGGGTTGTTCGCGCTGGGTTACTGGATGGTTGGCCTGACCTACTACAGCAGCTGGTATCGGACCGCCCCCGATATTCATAAAAGCGTTGGCATTCTGCTGTTCGGTCTGATGGTGCTGCGGGTTGTCTGGCGCTTTGTCAGCACGGGTCCGGCACCTCTGCCGAGCCACGGAGGCATGACCCGCCTGGCGACCAAGACCGGGCATGGCCTGCTTTATGTGGGCTTGTTCGCGGTAATGATTTCCGGCTACCTGATCTCCACCGCAGAAGGCCGTGGCATCGGTGTCTTCGACTGGTTCCAGGTGCCCGCGCTGATTACTTCGATTCCTAACCAGGCCGATATTGCCGGCTTGGTTCACGAATACCTGGCCTGGGGCGTGCTGATCCTTTCCGCCCTGCATGCTCTGGCTGCTCTCAAGCACCACTTCATCGACCGTGACTCGACCCTGAGAAGGATGTTCGGTCGCGCTGATGAGCAACTTTGA
- a CDS encoding efflux RND transporter periplasmic adaptor subunit gives MSIKPASAALITLFAASLLAGCQEEAAAPAAQQAPQVGFVTLKAEPFALTTELPGRAQPFRIAEVRPQVDGIIQKRLFTEGSDVKAGQQLYQIDDSVYQAAYKSAQARLASTKSLADRYALLVKEQAVSKQAYDEARAASLQAEAELERARINVRYTKVLAPISGRIGRSAVTEGALVNSGQAQEMAIIQQLDPIYVDVTQPARDLLGLRRDLAEGRLQKAGENAAKATLTLEDGTAYPHEGKLEFSEVSVDAGTGSVVLRAVFPNPDKVLMPGMFVHARLLAGVKNEAILAPQQGITRTPTGQATALVVNDENKVELRQVTAARTVGNRWLVTEGLADGDRLITEGLQFIAPGAEVNPVPASNVAAAQPQAQ, from the coding sequence ATGTCCATCAAGCCAGCCAGTGCTGCCCTGATCACCCTCTTCGCCGCGTCCCTGCTCGCTGGTTGCCAGGAAGAGGCCGCGGCACCCGCCGCCCAGCAAGCCCCACAGGTTGGCTTTGTAACGCTCAAGGCCGAGCCTTTTGCGCTGACTACCGAGTTGCCAGGCCGCGCCCAGCCGTTCCGGATCGCCGAAGTGCGCCCGCAGGTAGACGGCATCATCCAGAAACGTCTGTTCACCGAGGGCAGTGATGTCAAGGCCGGGCAGCAGCTGTACCAGATTGATGATTCGGTCTACCAGGCGGCTTACAAGAGTGCCCAGGCCCGCCTGGCTTCGACCAAGTCGCTCGCCGATCGATATGCCTTGCTGGTCAAGGAACAGGCGGTGAGCAAACAGGCATATGACGAAGCGCGTGCAGCCAGTCTGCAGGCCGAGGCGGAACTGGAGCGCGCGCGGATCAACGTGCGTTACACCAAGGTGCTGGCGCCCATTTCCGGCCGGATCGGCCGCTCGGCGGTCACCGAAGGTGCTCTGGTAAACAGCGGCCAGGCCCAGGAAATGGCGATTATCCAGCAACTGGATCCGATCTATGTCGATGTCACCCAGCCTGCGCGCGACCTGCTCGGTCTGCGTCGCGACCTGGCCGAAGGGCGCCTGCAGAAAGCCGGTGAGAATGCGGCAAAAGCGACCCTGACGCTGGAGGACGGCACCGCCTATCCCCATGAGGGCAAGCTCGAGTTCTCCGAGGTTTCGGTAGACGCCGGAACTGGCTCGGTGGTGCTGCGTGCAGTATTCCCGAACCCGGACAAGGTGTTGATGCCCGGCATGTTCGTACACGCGCGGCTGCTTGCCGGAGTGAAGAACGAAGCCATTCTGGCACCGCAGCAAGGCATCACCCGGACCCCCACCGGCCAGGCGACCGCACTGGTGGTCAATGATGAAAACAAGGTCGAGCTGCGCCAGGTCACGGCTGCGCGTACCGTTGGCAATCGCTGGCTGGTGACCGAAGGCCTGGCCGATGGCGATCGCCTGATTACCGAAGGCCTGCAGTTCATTGCGCCAGGCGCTGAGGTCAACCCTGTTCCGGCCAGCAACGTAGCCGCCGCCCAGCCACAAGCCCAGTAA